In Salmo salar chromosome ssa14, Ssal_v3.1, whole genome shotgun sequence, the sequence ACACCATCTGCTCTAAAATGCGCTCACTGTACATATTTCAAAACATTAACTGAAGAAGATATACATTAAGATATAAATGCATATCTAGATCTTCCTGAGTTATACGGTGTTGATTCAAAGTAGCCTACAGACATATCTAGATCTTCCTGAGTTATTCAGTTTTGGTTCAAAGTAGCCTACAGAAATTCATTCAGCTTTGATCTGCCTCTATTAAAGAAGCACGATTCTccagagtagcctgttctcttCTAGTATAATGTGATTTAGGGCCATGTGTGTTGTGACGTGACtggattttaacctttatttaaagctTTTTCATCAAACTGACCCTTTTTATTTTAATGTCAGATCTAGCACCATCCTCAGACAATTACTTTAATTTTTGGTGTAATTATGATTTCTAGATAAGGatttatatacagtataaaaGCTTGCTATGTCACATTATTGtgcaaaacacagggccctaatgtcacgttcctcgtattctccctcatcggaagaaaTGTCGAaatcaatcaaaggcaactcaacacacctgccttcaattgagagtccagcatccaacctacacatagaaaacctaacctagaacctaaaccaaacctcacaaccccactataccataaccaaacataactctgccacgtcctgaccaaatataatacaaaaatgcCTAAGTATacggtcaggatgtgacacctaattaatacttgtggaattATGGATTCCATCCTCATTAtgccatcctcatcatcctcatcacattatttattctgtgtgtttatttcatAGAGTCCAGCTCTGTGTTTGTGCTGAAGGGACAGGATGTTCGTCTGGATGTCCAGGAAAATTTTAAACTGAAAGAGATAGAGATTTTTAAGTGGACCTTCAGATCAGCCAATATCCTAAGATGCTCTGACACATTGTCAGTGAGAGTGTCTCCTGAGTACAACAACAGGGTTGAGTTTTATACGGGAAACTTCTCTCTGCTACTGAAGAACCTACAGCAAGCAGACAGTGGACCTTATACTGCAGTAGTGACTggtgacaaagaaaaaaccattATTGCATACCTGTTAATTGTTCAAGGTATGTTTGacagtttttcaattttttttatacaGTGACACAGTTACAGTATCAATCAATAGAGCTAAACATGGTGTACAGGTTAAATGCATATTCATTAGTACTCTAACTCTTGTACTCAGGTTAATAAATGAACTATAATGTTGATCTATTTGCTTTCAGAGAGAGTTGAGCCACCAGTCCTGACAGTGGACTCTGTCTCCTCCATCAATGGCAACTGTAATGTGACAGTGACCTGCAGAGGTCAGAACACCTCTGTCACCTCCAGCTGTAACAGCAGCACCTGCTCTCaggtgggaggagagagtagaggggctgAGACCTCCACTGTCCCCCTGCTCTATGTCTATGTGGCAGGGGGTTTCATCATCTGTAACCACAGCAACCAAGTCAGCTGGGCCAACGACACTAAGGAGATAGTGGAACTCTGTCCAATGAAAtctggtaagacacacacacacacacacacacacacacacacacacacacacacacacacacacacacacattgcacacaAATTAACATCTCAAATACTGTATGTCAGAtataaactgagtgtacaaaacattaagaactatACTAACTATATATATGAATTAACATGTGTGAGctcacaaaacattaagaacacctccaCATATTGAGTTTCACCCCAAATTTTACACTCAGAACAGCAGCAATTCATCcaggaatggactctacaaggtgtcgaatgcgttccacagggatgctggcccatgtagactccaatgcttcccacagttgtgtcaagttgtgtgGATGTCCAAGCTCAACAATAAATTGTTGAGTTTCAAATAccaagcagcattgcagttcttgacacaaaccagtacacctggcacctactagcaTCCCCAGACTAATTGCACAGAGGAGGAAGTGTCTAATCTGCGAGAGGAACTGTAACATATTGTCTGTTTGTTGTAAACCAGTGTCTCCCCCTGCTGGTAgcatgtctgtctgcatgctgaaGATCATCCTGGTGTCTGTGGGGCTGGTCATCATGATCTCTGCTGTCATCACTGTCCACATCAGAGACAGATTCCACTATGGATAGAATCATGtgtattgtatttttttgtaccttaGACAAAGTGATTCCTGCTCTGTGTCACAGTAAGACTAGGTCAAAAAAGTACTTTTTAAGTGTTTCAGGTGTTACATAACAAAACTTAACATAACGTAATATAGCATAACATAACATGGCATACCACAGCAAACATTATCACATGTTTTTGGGCCATTTGTTTCTTTTTAATACCCAGTAtgaagaaatcaaatcaaatgtgatttgtcatgcttggtaaacaacaggtgtagactaacagtgaaatgtttaatgACGGGTCCTtttcaacaatgcagttaaagataaaagatacaaaacagaaaatagaAATCGTGACAAGCTTTAAATATTGGAACAGAATCACATTGCACATTTCACTGTTAATATCCTCActaggatgaggttttgatgtacGTCCACTCTGTTTATTTTCACCTTTCCTGTCCAAATCATCTTAAAGTATCTCAAAATTGATTGTGTAACTCAAATAAGTTACTTATTTAGGAttaggacatgatttggaaaatgtTAATATAGGTACCATTGAATTGCATTGATTTCCCTGGGGGCGTTTTGCCCCAAACCCACTGACATTACATGTTACAACTTATTaaaaatggataaaaaatgtTCTCTTTAACCAACTGGTATACTGATATacctgtgtgtacctgtgtgtacaACACATTAAGAACTCATGCTCTgtccatgacataaactgaccaggtgaatccaggttaaagttataattccttattgatgtcacttgttaaatccgtctagatgaaggggaggaaacaggttaaagaataatTTTTAGACAATTGAGCCTTGGATATTGTATGTGTGCtgttcagagtgtgaatgggcaagatattGATTATGTTACTTATTTACTTGTTATTCGTGTCAGATATTTCCATTTTGGGATAGTTGTTCACTGAATTGCTAGCACCAGTGGCTCACGCTGCTACAGTGTCTACAAACGTCTCACGCTCACTGGAATGTGAAATCACATGATTCTGCTAACACATCCCATCCCAAATCACAGTAACTTATAGAATAGTGAAAATTCACTTTGTCTGAAGATGAGAGAATTAGTGTAGAGGTCTATGACCCAGCTACGATATACCATCTGATTCCATTATCATGAGAATGCTACAGGCCCATCATTATGAGGGTAAAATAAATCCATTTAGAGACCCCTTTGCGCTcttatcccgttaacgggattgattttgacaacagccagtggaacatcagagcgccaaattcaaaacagataaaatctcataattccattttctcaaacaatcaactatttaacaccattttaaagataaggctctcgttaatccaaccacattgtccgatttcaaaaaggctttacggcgaaagcataaatttagattatgttaggacataaacttcacaagaaaaaccacacagccattttccaatcaactagatgcatcacaaaaaacaaaagtacagctaaaatattcactaacctttgatcttcatcagatggcactcctaggacttcatgttacacaatacatccatgttttgctcgataaagttcatatttatatccaaaaaccgctttttacattggcgcgtaatgttcagaaatgttttccctccaaacctcccggtgaatgagcacaatgagcacacatattacggaaatactcatcataaactttgatcaatatagaagtgttatgcacagaattatagatacacttctcctaaatgtaaccgctttgtcagatttcaaagaaggttcacggcgaaagcacaatttgcaataatctgagtacagcccagaagacaccaacaattagcaaacagaaacccgccatcttggagtcaataacaCTAAGAAATTAccttataaatattcacttacctttgattatcttcatcagaaggcactcccaggaaccccagctccacaataaatgttcgataaagttcatatttatgtccaaatacagccattttgttcgcgcgttaggttcactttCCAAATCCACAACGTgcatgcttacttagtccagatgaaaagtcaaaaaagttatactacagtttgtagaaacatgtcaaacgatgtatagaatcaatcttcaGGTTCTTTTTAACCAGTTCTCAAGATTTgaaaataatggttctgttccgGAACCCTTGAGATTACTTTCCTTCTCGGTTCTGTTTCCCTTCCTCTTGAAATGTTTTTCTTTTTcggttttctgttctgttccctgaaccggttacAACCCCTGCTATTGACTCACCATGAACAACACCAGCACACTGAGTAATCTTGATTCTTTCAGAAAATGTAATGGATTTAATAAACTAATGTTTCAAATTCGTATTTTATTGTATTAAGTGCATTTATTCCTCTCCATGCACCTCCATGGTACGGTAGCATATTAAGGTGTGTGCGTCTactttcaagttttaatgtcacatgcacaagtacagtgaaatgtctttcttgcaaactcaGCAATGCAATAATCCAAAACAATGTATTACTAGAAAAAAAACATGAGAACTAAGAATAAGAAatacacaataaagtaagtatGTAAGCATACTATAGACAGGAAATATTTAaaaagtcagttccaataccatatttacatgtgcAGGGAAACTGGagtaatggaggtagatatgtattggGTTAAGgagactaggcaacaggatataagataaacagtgTAGCAGCAGCTTGCATGTGAGTGAGTGGGTGTGCAGTcagtatcaaatcaaataaaatgtatttataaagccatttttacatcagcagatgtcacaaagtgctatacagaaactcagccaaaaaccccaaacagcgaaGCAATGCAGATGGCTAGGAACTACGTGGCTACGAAAAACTCACAAGATGggtaggaacctaggaagaaacctagagagtaaccagcctctgaggggtggccagtcctccttTGGCTGTGCCGAGTGGAGATTTTAAgggtacatggccattaaggccagatcgttcttcaagatgttcaaatgttcatagatgaccagcaaacactaatcacagtggttatagagggtgcaaaagGTCAGCACCTTCGATTGCCAGTTGGCTTTTCATTGTCAAGtattcagaggtcaagacagcaggtgtggtagagagggagggagggagggagggagggagggagggagggagggagggagggagggagagagagaaggagagtcaaaaacagcaggtctggtgaaaggtagcacgtctggtgaagaagtcagtgttccatagccacaggcaaaaCAACAGAAACAggatcagcagcacgaccaggtggactggggacggggacagccaggagtcgtcAGGCCAGGTCGTCCTGAGGCcaggtcctagggctcaggttcgggaggagagagaggacctcctgaagagatgagtctatAGTAAAGACTTACAGGTCGAGACGGAGTTTGCATCTCTCACATCCATAGGCAGAACATTCCATAAaaatagcgtacgtgtaggtatgtacggcaggaccaaatcggagagatacagtgcattcagaaggtattcagaccccttgactttatccacgttttgttaggttacagccttattctaaaattgataaaatgatCACTCTATACACAATGCCctgtaatgacaaagaaaaacagttttttagaaatagaAAAATTAGatggaaatatcacattgtcataagtattcagaccctttactcagtactttgttgaagcacctttggcagcaactacagcctcaagtcttcttgggtatgacactacacgcTTGACAcatctgtatttgaggagtttcttctattcaaatcaaattttatttctcACATACACATTttaagcagatgttaatgcgagtgtagcgaaatgcatgtGCTTCATgcagcgccttcttcaccacgctgtctgtgtgggtggaccatttcagtttgtccgtgatgtgtacgccggggaacttaaaactttccatcgtctccactactgtcccgtcgatgtggatagggggctgctccctctgctgtttcctgaagtccatggtcatctcttttgttttgttgacatcgagtgtgaggttgttttcctgacaccacactccgagggccctcacttcctccctgtaggccgtcttgtcaCTGTTGGTAATCAAGCAAAAATGTAAATGATATGTAGatgttgtcctcaaagcgagcaaagaagttttttagtttgtctgggagcaagacatcttggtctgcgacggggctggttttccttttgtagtccatgattgactgtagaccctgccacatacctatCGTTTCTGAGcctttgaattgcgactctactttgtctcta encodes:
- the LOC106569695 gene encoding SLAM family member 5; protein product: MSLLLGFGLLTCIASSESSSVFVLKGQDVRLDVQENFKLKEIEIFKWTFRSANILRCSDTLSVRVSPEYNNRVEFYTGNFSLLLKNLQQADSGPYTAVVTGDKEKTIIAYLLIVQERVEPPVLTVDSVSSINGNCNVTVTCRGQNTSVTSSCNSSTCSQVGGESRGAETSTVPLLYVYVAGGFIICNHSNQVSWANDTKEIVELCPMKSVSPPAGSMSVCMLKIILVSVGLVIMISAVITVHIRDRFHYG